The proteins below are encoded in one region of Micromonospora pisi:
- a CDS encoding MFS transporter, which translates to MRALVSARLGADFTKLWTASAVSNIGDGVTMAAGPLLVASITADPALVAGAVFVQQLPWLIFALISGAYVDRLDRRRLVVLVNALRAVALTPLTLAVATDTVTVALIYTVFFLLGTGETLADTASGAFLPAIVAPERLATANARLMATFTVANQFVAKPLGAWLFVIAAAAPFGVNALTFAVAAALVATIRPVPAPPSAPRTSLGAEIGEGLRWLWRHRLLRTLAVSMGLGNVAFCAAFAVFVLYARQRLGLSDIGYGFLLTTFAVGGLLGTLLAPRLQATFGASALLRTGLIVEVVTHATLAITRTPLVAAGILIVFGIHTMVWGVIVVTLRQRVVPRHLLGRVGSVYALLDLGGAALGSLLGGVLARTWGLTTPFWLAATAMAMITVAAWRPLRESSANN; encoded by the coding sequence TTGCGTGCCCTTGTCTCCGCGCGTCTCGGCGCGGACTTCACCAAACTCTGGACCGCCTCGGCGGTCTCCAACATCGGTGACGGAGTCACCATGGCGGCCGGCCCACTGCTGGTCGCCTCCATCACCGCTGACCCCGCTCTCGTTGCCGGCGCAGTCTTCGTACAGCAACTGCCCTGGCTGATCTTCGCCTTGATCAGCGGCGCGTACGTCGACCGGCTCGACCGACGTCGTCTGGTCGTTCTCGTCAACGCGCTGCGGGCGGTGGCACTCACCCCGCTTACCCTGGCCGTCGCCACCGACACGGTCACGGTGGCGTTGATCTACACCGTGTTCTTCCTGCTCGGCACCGGCGAGACGCTGGCCGACACCGCGTCGGGGGCGTTCCTGCCCGCCATCGTGGCACCGGAGCGGCTGGCCACCGCCAACGCCCGGTTGATGGCCACCTTCACCGTCGCCAACCAGTTCGTGGCCAAGCCACTGGGGGCGTGGCTGTTCGTGATCGCCGCCGCCGCGCCATTCGGTGTCAACGCGCTCACCTTCGCGGTGGCGGCGGCCCTGGTGGCAACCATCCGGCCGGTCCCGGCGCCTCCGTCGGCACCGCGTACCAGCCTGGGTGCGGAGATCGGCGAGGGTCTCCGTTGGCTCTGGCGGCACCGGCTGCTGCGTACCCTCGCGGTCAGCATGGGGCTGGGCAACGTGGCGTTCTGCGCCGCGTTCGCGGTCTTCGTCCTCTACGCCCGGCAGCGGCTGGGCCTGTCGGACATCGGCTACGGCTTCCTGCTGACCACCTTCGCCGTGGGCGGGCTGCTCGGCACGCTGCTCGCTCCCCGCCTACAGGCGACCTTCGGCGCCAGCGCCCTGCTCCGTACCGGGCTGATCGTCGAGGTCGTCACCCACGCGACCCTGGCGATCACCAGGACGCCGCTGGTCGCCGCCGGCATCCTGATCGTCTTCGGGATCCACACCATGGTCTGGGGCGTCATCGTGGTGACCCTGCGACAACGGGTCGTGCCCCGGCACCTGCTGGGCCGGGTCGGCAGCGTGTACGCGCTGCTCGACCTGGGTGGAGCCGCCCTCGGCTCGCTACTTGGCGGCGTGCTCGCCAGGACCTGGGGCCTCACCACGCCGTTCTGGCTCGCCGCCACCGCGATGGCCATGATCACCGTTGCCGCCTGGCGCCCGCTGCGGGAGTCGTCGGCGAACAACTGA
- a CDS encoding HSP90 family protein, whose amino-acid sequence MDRTFQVDLRGIVDLLSHHLYASPRVYLRELLQNAADAITARRVAEPTAPAVTWIEPPALTSDGTLRIHDTGIGLTEAQVHELLATIGRSSKRDELGFARHEFLGQFGIGLLSCFLVADEIRVVTRHADQPTVLWTGHTDGRYRVELAGPDAGRDEPGTTVTLVPRPGAEQWFTVPTVTELARHFGSLLPITVRVGEVETTGGPPPWSAAAGTSPAARREGLIRYARETLGFTPFDVIPLSVPEAGLTGAAFVLPNPANPAARVGHRVYLKRMLLTEGAEGLLPEWAFFARCVVDAGELRPTASREALYEDSLLESTREALGDQLRGWLVQLADADPHRLGEFLQIHHLGVKALALHDDEMLRLVEQWWPMETNAGRMTLAEFRQRHGVIRYAATTDEFRQLAAVAAAQDLAVVNGGYTYDTEIIERLPGLDRTALIERLEPTDLTTRFDTLDPGVELALRPFLLAAQRALDRLGCEVALRAYDPVSLPALYLVSRTAAWHDELESTRQRADDLWAGVLDAIASSGPPERPQLVLNHRNPLVRRITTLGDPELVGLAVEALYGQALLLGYHPIRPADAALLNNSFLGLLGRAVPGPE is encoded by the coding sequence GTGGACCGCACCTTCCAGGTAGACCTTCGCGGCATCGTCGACCTGCTCAGCCATCACCTGTACGCCAGCCCTCGGGTCTATCTGCGGGAACTGTTGCAGAATGCGGCGGACGCGATCACGGCCCGCCGGGTGGCGGAACCGACCGCCCCGGCGGTGACCTGGATCGAGCCACCGGCACTGACCAGCGACGGCACCCTGCGGATCCATGACACCGGGATCGGCCTCACCGAGGCCCAGGTGCACGAGTTGCTCGCCACCATCGGCCGCAGCTCCAAAAGGGACGAGTTGGGCTTCGCCCGGCACGAGTTCCTCGGACAGTTCGGCATCGGCCTGCTCTCCTGCTTTCTGGTCGCTGACGAGATCCGGGTCGTCACCCGGCACGCCGACCAGCCGACGGTGCTCTGGACCGGGCACACCGACGGTCGCTACCGGGTCGAACTGGCCGGACCGGACGCCGGGCGGGACGAGCCGGGCACCACGGTCACCCTGGTCCCGCGCCCCGGCGCGGAGCAGTGGTTCACCGTGCCGACGGTGACCGAGCTCGCCCGGCACTTCGGCTCGCTGCTGCCGATCACCGTGCGGGTCGGCGAGGTGGAGACCACCGGCGGACCGCCGCCGTGGTCGGCCGCCGCTGGCACCTCACCGGCCGCCCGCCGCGAGGGCCTGATCCGGTACGCCCGGGAGACCCTCGGCTTCACCCCGTTCGACGTGATCCCGCTGTCGGTGCCGGAGGCGGGCCTGACCGGTGCCGCCTTCGTGTTGCCGAACCCGGCGAACCCGGCTGCCCGGGTCGGGCACCGGGTCTACCTGAAGCGGATGCTGCTCACCGAGGGCGCGGAGGGGCTGCTGCCGGAGTGGGCGTTCTTCGCCCGCTGCGTGGTCGACGCCGGTGAGCTGCGTCCCACCGCGAGCCGGGAGGCGCTGTACGAGGACAGCCTGCTGGAGAGCACCAGGGAAGCCCTCGGCGACCAACTGCGCGGCTGGCTGGTCCAGCTCGCCGACGCCGACCCGCACCGGCTCGGGGAGTTCCTCCAGATCCACCACCTCGGGGTGAAGGCGCTCGCCCTGCACGACGACGAGATGCTCCGGTTGGTCGAGCAGTGGTGGCCGATGGAGACGAACGCCGGCAGGATGACGCTGGCCGAGTTCCGCCAGCGGCACGGCGTCATCCGGTACGCGGCCACCACGGACGAGTTCCGGCAGCTCGCGGCGGTGGCTGCGGCACAGGACCTGGCTGTGGTGAACGGCGGCTACACGTACGACACCGAAATCATCGAGCGGTTGCCGGGGCTGGACCGGACGGCGCTGATCGAACGGCTGGAGCCGACCGACCTGACCACCCGGTTCGACACCCTCGACCCGGGTGTGGAGTTGGCGTTGCGTCCGTTCCTGCTCGCCGCCCAGCGGGCCCTGGACCGGCTCGGTTGCGAGGTGGCGCTGCGCGCGTACGACCCGGTGTCGTTGCCCGCGCTCTATCTGGTCAGCCGGACCGCCGCGTGGCACGACGAGCTGGAGTCGACCCGGCAGCGGGCGGACGACCTGTGGGCGGGGGTGCTGGACGCGATCGCGTCGTCCGGCCCACCCGAGCGTCCGCAGTTGGTGCTCAACCACCGCAATCCACTGGTCCGTCGGATCACCACCCTCGGTGACCCGGAGCTGGTCGGGCTCGCCGTCGAGGCGCTGTACGGGCAGGCGTTGCTGCTCGGGTACCACCCGATCCGCCCGGCCGACGCCGCTCTGCTCAACAACTCGTTCCTCGGCCTGCTCGGCCGAGCTGTACCCGGACCGGAGTGA
- a CDS encoding phosphotransferase family protein: protein MGVTRRFVEAADLTGLVREAFGTVRRLDQVVRLRGGSKKGVYRLLFDDDSTAILYVWNEAENYWPEVAADLGTGAVDPFADASDLGLFEAASEHLGAIGVRTPRVYLTDRSRRHHPADLALVEEVHGGTLEALLRRDPEAARPALTELAAALTAMGGRHSARLGKLTLVDRARQGDPTSEQIVLERALRDLESAATRVQRLANVRERLADTLRGWSAVVPPRTGYGLIHGELGPDHVLLDDRGRPVLIDIEGLMYFDQEWEHAFLELRFGEHYHWLRGSDLDEDRLRFYRLAMHLSLVAGPLRLLDGDFPDRELMAGIAEHNTGRILRLLG from the coding sequence ATGGGCGTGACACGCAGGTTCGTCGAGGCAGCCGATCTGACCGGACTGGTACGCGAGGCGTTCGGCACCGTACGCCGTCTAGACCAGGTGGTACGGCTGCGGGGCGGTTCCAAGAAGGGCGTTTACCGCCTCCTGTTCGACGACGACTCGACCGCGATCCTCTATGTCTGGAACGAGGCCGAGAACTACTGGCCAGAGGTGGCAGCCGACCTCGGCACGGGTGCGGTGGATCCATTCGCCGACGCCTCCGACCTGGGGCTCTTCGAGGCCGCCAGCGAACATCTCGGCGCGATCGGGGTCCGTACGCCCCGGGTCTATCTGACCGACCGGAGCAGGCGCCACCACCCGGCGGATCTCGCCCTGGTCGAGGAGGTACACGGCGGAACGCTGGAGGCGCTGCTTCGGCGTGACCCGGAGGCGGCGCGACCGGCGCTGACCGAACTCGCCGCCGCGCTGACCGCGATGGGTGGGCGGCACAGTGCCCGCCTCGGCAAGCTCACGCTGGTCGACCGGGCCCGGCAGGGCGACCCGACGAGCGAGCAGATCGTGCTGGAACGGGCGTTGCGCGACCTCGAATCGGCCGCGACGCGGGTCCAGCGGTTGGCGAACGTACGCGAGCGGCTGGCCGACACGCTGCGCGGGTGGTCCGCCGTCGTGCCGCCCCGAACCGGGTACGGGCTGATCCACGGCGAGCTCGGCCCGGACCACGTGCTCCTCGACGACCGGGGACGTCCGGTGCTGATCGACATCGAAGGGCTCATGTACTTCGACCAGGAGTGGGAGCACGCCTTCCTCGAACTGCGCTTCGGTGAGCACTACCACTGGCTGCGCGGGTCCGATCTGGACGAAGATCGGTTGCGGTTCTACCGGCTGGCGATGCACCTCTCACTCGTCGCCGGGCCGCTGCGCCTGCTCGACGGCGACTTTCCCGACCGGGAACTGATGGCGGGCATCGCGGAGCACAACACCGGCAGGATCCTCAGGCTGCTGGGTTGA
- a CDS encoding sulfurtransferase, which translates to MSVPSDPTPALQAYADPQRLVTTEWLAENLGTDGLVVIESDEDVLLYETGHIPGAIKVDWHLELNDQVTRDYLDATAFAELCAAKGIGRDDTIVFYGDNFNWWAAYALWVFSLFGHNDVRLLNGGRQKWVEEGRELTRDKVERPRATYPVPQRDDSQIRAYRDQVAAHIASGRPLVDVRSPGEYSGALLHMPDYPQEGAMRGGHIPGALNKPWKSAANEDGTFKRPDELRAIYADGLGLSTADDIIAYCRIGERSSHTWFVLHHLLGYPQVRNYDGSWTEWGNLVRAPVVQGDQPGGLAG; encoded by the coding sequence ATGTCCGTACCAAGTGATCCCACGCCTGCCCTGCAGGCGTACGCCGACCCGCAGCGCCTGGTCACCACCGAGTGGCTGGCCGAGAACCTGGGCACCGACGGCCTCGTGGTGATCGAATCCGACGAGGATGTGCTGCTCTACGAGACCGGTCACATCCCCGGTGCGATCAAAGTCGACTGGCACCTGGAGCTGAACGACCAGGTCACCCGGGACTACCTCGACGCCACGGCATTCGCCGAGCTCTGTGCGGCCAAGGGCATCGGCCGGGACGACACGATCGTCTTCTACGGCGACAACTTCAACTGGTGGGCGGCGTACGCCCTCTGGGTCTTCTCGCTCTTCGGCCACAACGACGTCCGGCTGCTCAACGGTGGCCGGCAGAAGTGGGTCGAGGAGGGGCGGGAGCTCACCCGGGACAAGGTCGAGCGTCCCCGTGCCACGTACCCGGTGCCTCAGCGCGACGACAGCCAGATCCGCGCATACCGGGACCAGGTTGCGGCGCACATCGCGAGCGGCCGGCCGTTGGTCGACGTCCGCTCGCCGGGCGAGTACAGCGGGGCGCTGCTGCACATGCCCGACTACCCGCAGGAGGGGGCGATGCGCGGCGGGCACATCCCCGGTGCGCTGAACAAGCCGTGGAAGTCGGCCGCGAACGAGGACGGCACCTTCAAGCGTCCCGACGAGCTCCGGGCGATCTACGCCGACGGGCTGGGGCTCTCCACCGCGGACGACATCATCGCCTACTGCCGGATCGGCGAGCGCTCCAGCCACACCTGGTTCGTTCTGCACCACCTGCTCGGCTACCCGCAGGTGCGCAACTATGACGGCTCGTGGACCGAATGGGGCAACCTGGTCCGGGCTCCTGTCGTGCAGGGGGACCAGCCCGGCGGCCTGGCCGGCTGA
- a CDS encoding MFS transporter, giving the protein MTGPETITTDGVRDDPGVRQPFGAAYRRLWSAAVTSRFGDAVRTPALALLAASLTRDPRLVAGVVVAGQLPPLLLGLLAGVYADRWDRRRTMATVDGARCAVVAVLALLVLTGHVGIGALAAAAFLLAALGALFDAAAFAVLPAVVPAGLLPAANGRLAAGTAVAGGFVGAPVAGLLFATSAALPFAVDAATFAVAALLALTLPSARPARHVTPVTVHHRPSVWQAAGDGLRWIRRDRVLLRITLLTAASNLAISGLIAVLVLYALEVLGVTEAGYGALMASAMLGGLAGGLGAGRLATRLGTRTGLRWVLVAQTLALVTLAVSRHPVPGGIALAVFSAGSTTWNALWSAYGQRNVPAELLGRVGSAQRVVGLVAAPVGAALAGLTANMYGLPPVGYAAAVVFAVVTSAAWRVLGGNARSTQQPEDPAGVVLRDARHQFPVGKVAVEQAQRPGDE; this is encoded by the coding sequence ATGACCGGACCCGAGACCATCACGACGGACGGTGTCCGCGACGATCCGGGCGTACGGCAACCGTTCGGCGCCGCGTACCGGCGGCTCTGGTCGGCGGCGGTGACCTCACGGTTCGGCGACGCCGTCCGTACCCCGGCGCTGGCGCTGCTCGCCGCGTCGCTCACCCGCGATCCGCGCCTGGTCGCGGGCGTGGTCGTCGCCGGGCAACTGCCACCGCTGCTGCTCGGGCTGCTCGCCGGGGTCTACGCCGACCGCTGGGACCGGCGCCGGACCATGGCCACGGTGGACGGGGCGCGGTGCGCGGTGGTCGCCGTGCTGGCGCTCCTGGTGCTGACCGGGCACGTCGGCATCGGCGCGCTCGCCGCCGCCGCGTTCCTGCTGGCCGCCCTCGGCGCCCTCTTCGACGCCGCCGCGTTCGCCGTCCTACCGGCGGTGGTGCCCGCCGGACTGCTACCGGCGGCGAACGGCCGACTCGCCGCCGGTACGGCGGTGGCCGGCGGGTTCGTCGGCGCCCCGGTCGCGGGCCTGCTCTTCGCGACGAGCGCCGCGTTGCCGTTCGCGGTCGACGCCGCCACGTTCGCGGTCGCCGCCCTGCTCGCCCTGACCCTGCCGTCGGCCCGCCCGGCCAGACACGTGACCCCCGTGACCGTCCACCATCGACCGTCGGTCTGGCAGGCGGCCGGCGACGGGCTGCGCTGGATCCGGCGGGACCGGGTCCTGCTCCGGATCACCCTGCTCACCGCCGCCAGCAACCTCGCGATCAGCGGGCTGATCGCGGTCCTGGTGCTCTACGCGCTGGAGGTGCTCGGGGTCACCGAGGCCGGCTACGGCGCCCTCATGGCATCGGCGATGCTCGGCGGACTGGCCGGCGGGCTCGGCGCGGGCCGGCTCGCGACCCGGCTCGGCACCCGTACCGGGTTGCGCTGGGTGCTGGTCGCACAGACCCTGGCGCTGGTGACGCTCGCGGTGTCCCGGCACCCGGTGCCGGGCGGGATCGCCCTCGCCGTCTTCTCCGCCGGTTCGACGACCTGGAACGCGCTCTGGTCCGCGTACGGGCAGCGGAACGTACCGGCCGAACTGCTCGGCCGGGTCGGCAGCGCCCAGCGGGTCGTGGGCCTGGTCGCCGCCCCCGTCGGCGCCGCACTCGCCGGCCTCACCGCGAACATGTACGGGCTGCCGCCGGTCGGGTACGCGGCCGCAGTCGTCTTCGCCGTCGTCACCAGCGCCGCCTGGCGGGTGCTCGGCGGCAACGCCCGGTCAACCCAGCAGCCTGAGGATCCTGCCGGTGTTGTGCTCCGCGATGCCCGCCATCAGTTCCCGGTCGGGAAAGTCGCCGTCGAGCAGGCGCAGCGGCCCGGCGACGAGTGA